A region of Selenomonadales bacterium 4137-cl DNA encodes the following proteins:
- a CDS encoding thiamine pyrophosphate-dependent enzyme produces the protein MAGIEKYLRQSALPHIWCPGCGNGILLAAILRAVDKLGLDQKKTVVVSGIGCSSRASGYMNFNTVHTAHGRALTFATGIKLAKPELNVIVLTGDGDATAIGGNHFIHAARRNVDITTVIFNNSIYGMTGGQYSPLTPMDAKATTAPFGHIERSFDIAALAIAAGATYVARGTAFHAQLLTDLVVKGIENKGFSVIDAITQCPISYGRKNKMGSAADMLAWQRDHAVMAQAVAKMSPEDLQGKFVIGELYRTVAPEYTAEYDKLIARVEKKGGK, from the coding sequence ATGGCCGGCATCGAAAAATATCTCCGCCAGTCGGCGCTGCCGCACATCTGGTGCCCCGGCTGCGGCAACGGCATCCTCCTCGCCGCCATCCTGCGGGCTGTCGACAAACTTGGCCTCGACCAGAAGAAAACCGTCGTCGTCTCGGGCATCGGCTGCTCGTCGCGCGCCTCAGGCTACATGAACTTCAACACTGTCCACACCGCCCACGGCCGCGCCCTCACCTTCGCCACCGGCATCAAGCTCGCCAAGCCCGAGCTTAACGTCATCGTCCTCACCGGCGACGGCGACGCCACCGCCATCGGCGGCAACCACTTCATTCACGCCGCCCGCCGCAACGTCGACATCACCACCGTCATCTTCAACAACAGCATCTACGGCATGACCGGCGGCCAATACTCGCCCCTAACCCCCATGGACGCCAAAGCCACCACCGCCCCCTTCGGCCACATCGAGCGGTCCTTCGACATCGCCGCTCTCGCCATCGCCGCCGGCGCCACCTACGTAGCCCGCGGCACCGCCTTCCATGCCCAGCTCCTCACCGACCTGGTCGTCAAAGGCATCGAAAACAAAGGCTTCTCCGTCATCGACGCCATCACCCAGTGCCCCATCTCCTACGGGCGCAAAAACAAAATGGGCAGCGCCGCAGACATGCTCGCCTGGCAGCGCGACCATGCCGTCATGGCCCAGGCTGTGGCTAAAATGAGCCCCGAAGACCTCCAGGGCAAATTCGTCATCGGCGAACTCTACCGCACCGTCGCGCCCGAATACACCGCCGAATACGACAAACTCATCGCCCGCGTCGAGAAGAAGGGGGGCAAATAA
- a CDS encoding rubrerythrin family protein gives MSVKNDMTADFLRSAYGGESMASMRYLIWGEHAAKQGMPNIARLFAAIAYAEQAHATNHFRELGDQPGGATVTAGAVFGLGSVAENLQGAIDGELHEIEQMYPVYLHTAQFQEEKGAERAFRYALEAEKIHAKMFKTAQDAAKGNKDMALGDVYICPVCGHTGEGDAPDFCPVCGVKKSLFKIFPAEK, from the coding sequence ATGTCCGTCAAAAACGATATGACCGCCGACTTCCTGCGCTCAGCCTACGGGGGAGAATCGATGGCCAGCATGCGCTACCTGATATGGGGCGAGCACGCCGCTAAACAGGGGATGCCCAACATCGCCCGCCTGTTCGCCGCCATCGCCTACGCCGAGCAGGCCCACGCCACCAACCATTTCCGCGAGCTCGGCGACCAGCCCGGCGGCGCGACGGTGACGGCCGGCGCCGTATTCGGCCTGGGCTCGGTGGCGGAAAACCTCCAGGGGGCTATCGACGGCGAACTGCACGAAATCGAGCAGATGTACCCCGTCTATCTGCACACCGCCCAGTTCCAGGAGGAAAAAGGCGCCGAGCGGGCGTTCCGCTACGCCCTGGAGGCGGAAAAAATCCACGCGAAAATGTTCAAGACCGCCCAGGACGCGGCCAAAGGAAACAAGGACATGGCCCTCGGCGACGTCTACATCTGCCCCGTATGCGGCCACACCGGCGAAGGCGACGCGCCCGACTTCTGCCCGGTCTGCGGCGTGAAGAAGAGCCTGTTCAAAATCTTCCCGGCGGAAAAATAA
- a CDS encoding lactate utilization protein, whose translation MMKKVCENWEQALPAGTFGPHLFGEFETRAKNVSAEVFRVATAAEAQAVLVELAKSLGAKKAVAVDCPLAQSAGAYEALRAAGLEVYTATDDIAAHADTADLGVSGVEFGVAETGSVLQDALAVENRLVSTLPPVHAVFLKSGNIVPAMADAIGAVAKVFDRGYLSFITGPSRTADIERVLTIGVHGPSRFIIIAVDETAGGGAA comes from the coding sequence ATGATGAAAAAGGTGTGTGAGAACTGGGAACAGGCTCTCCCGGCCGGCACTTTCGGCCCGCACCTGTTCGGGGAGTTCGAAACCCGCGCCAAGAACGTTTCCGCGGAGGTCTTCCGGGTCGCGACCGCCGCAGAAGCGCAGGCCGTGCTCGTCGAACTCGCCAAGAGCCTCGGGGCCAAAAAGGCGGTGGCCGTCGACTGCCCGCTCGCCCAAAGCGCCGGCGCGTACGAGGCGCTGAGGGCCGCCGGCCTGGAGGTCTACACCGCGACGGACGACATTGCCGCCCACGCCGATACCGCCGATCTCGGCGTGTCGGGGGTGGAGTTCGGCGTCGCCGAGACGGGCAGCGTCCTCCAGGATGCCTTGGCGGTCGAAAACCGGCTGGTGTCCACTCTTCCGCCCGTTCACGCGGTATTCCTGAAGAGCGGCAACATCGTGCCGGCGATGGCGGACGCGATCGGCGCGGTAGCCAAGGTGTTCGACCGCGGCTACCTGTCCTTCATCACCGGCCCCAGCCGCACGGCCGATATCGAACGGGTTCTCACCATCGGTGTTCACGGCCCCAGCAGGTTCATAATAATCGCTGTGGATGAGACCGCCGGGGGAGGTGCCGCGTAA
- a CDS encoding LUD domain-containing protein, with amino-acid sequence MAVNERNIKKEISQKLKDDVLRGALGRFGEAYPVSRAKAYENVEDIEALRDELKAMKVAAVADIEAIADRFEAEAARRGAKVFRAADGPALKKYLLDLCKDKGVKRVVKSKSMASEEIHLNHTLEEAGIHVKETDLGEWIIALAGHTPSHMVMPAIHLNRQQCAEYFSKELNEEIPPDIPFMVQTARKTLREEFLQADMGISGANFGIAENGAIGLVTNEGNARLVTTLPRVHVVIIGYEKLIPTVEDAIPILRSLPRSATAQLATSYVSMISGPTPTLVKQGGKWVEQDKELHIILFDNGRLKAAKDEKFKEIFQCVRCASCLNVCPVYQLVGGHVYGHIYAGGIGAILTAFFNSMGDFEKINELCIGCRKCTTVCPGRINIPGLIEELRVRGVKDHGLPFSLKLLFENVIANRRLFHSLLRTAAIGQKPVQSGRFIRHLPLFLAGMTEGRSLPAVADTPLRDRVRKITKKLASPAKKVAFFSGCNMDFVYPETGESVYKVLQDLNIAVVFPEEQSCCGKPVVGFGDVETTKRIAKRNIEAFEKAGVDYVIAACPSCTETLHVTYPEILADDPEWAERAKAFAAKVREFSQFVCGEYEQAGRLTKKPGATKVTFHDSCHMKRVLNIHEEPRKLLASTGACEVVEMKDCDKCCGMAGAFGIKYSELSAPILKQKIENIKDSGAQVVAVGCPACMMQIGGGLDKQAPDIKVRHVADILADQIKD; translated from the coding sequence ATGGCTGTCAACGAACGCAATATCAAGAAGGAGATCAGCCAGAAGCTGAAGGACGACGTGCTGCGCGGCGCGCTGGGCCGCTTTGGCGAGGCATATCCCGTGTCGCGGGCCAAGGCGTACGAAAATGTGGAGGATATCGAGGCGCTGCGCGACGAGTTGAAGGCGATGAAGGTCGCCGCGGTGGCCGATATCGAGGCGATTGCCGACCGGTTCGAGGCCGAGGCCGCCAGGCGGGGCGCCAAGGTGTTCCGCGCCGCGGACGGCCCGGCGCTGAAGAAGTATCTGCTCGACCTGTGCAAGGATAAGGGCGTAAAAAGGGTCGTCAAGTCGAAGTCGATGGCGTCGGAGGAAATCCACCTCAACCACACCCTCGAAGAGGCCGGCATCCACGTGAAGGAGACCGATCTCGGCGAGTGGATCATCGCCCTGGCAGGCCATACGCCGTCGCACATGGTCATGCCGGCCATCCACCTCAACCGCCAGCAGTGCGCGGAGTATTTCTCCAAGGAGCTTAACGAGGAAATCCCCCCTGATATCCCCTTTATGGTGCAGACGGCCCGCAAGACGCTGCGCGAGGAGTTTCTGCAGGCCGATATGGGCATCTCGGGCGCCAACTTCGGTATCGCCGAAAACGGCGCCATCGGCCTGGTGACCAACGAGGGCAACGCCCGTCTGGTCACGACCCTGCCCCGCGTCCACGTGGTCATCATCGGCTACGAGAAGCTTATCCCGACGGTTGAGGACGCCATCCCCATCCTCCGCTCCCTGCCCCGCAGCGCGACGGCCCAGCTGGCGACCAGCTACGTGAGTATGATCAGCGGCCCGACGCCGACGCTCGTCAAGCAGGGCGGCAAATGGGTGGAGCAGGATAAGGAGCTGCATATCATCCTGTTCGATAACGGCCGGCTTAAAGCGGCCAAGGACGAAAAGTTCAAGGAGATCTTCCAGTGCGTCCGCTGCGCTTCGTGCCTGAACGTCTGCCCGGTCTACCAGCTGGTGGGCGGCCACGTCTACGGCCATATTTACGCCGGCGGCATCGGCGCGATCCTGACGGCGTTCTTCAACAGCATGGGCGATTTCGAGAAGATCAACGAGCTGTGCATCGGCTGCCGCAAGTGCACGACCGTCTGCCCCGGCCGGATCAACATTCCCGGTCTGATCGAGGAGCTGAGGGTCAGGGGGGTCAAGGATCACGGCCTGCCGTTCTCGCTGAAGCTGCTGTTCGAGAATGTGATCGCCAACCGCCGCCTGTTCCACAGCCTGCTGCGGACGGCGGCCATCGGCCAGAAGCCGGTGCAGTCCGGCCGCTTCATCCGCCACCTGCCGCTCTTCCTGGCCGGGATGACGGAGGGGCGCAGCCTGCCGGCGGTCGCCGACACGCCGCTCAGGGACCGGGTGCGCAAGATCACCAAGAAGCTGGCCTCCCCGGCAAAGAAGGTGGCGTTCTTCAGCGGCTGCAATATGGATTTCGTTTATCCCGAGACAGGCGAATCGGTGTACAAGGTGCTGCAGGACCTGAATATCGCCGTGGTGTTCCCCGAGGAGCAGAGCTGCTGCGGCAAGCCGGTGGTCGGCTTCGGCGACGTGGAGACGACTAAGCGGATTGCCAAGCGCAATATCGAGGCGTTCGAGAAGGCGGGCGTGGACTATGTAATCGCCGCCTGCCCGAGCTGCACCGAGACGCTGCACGTGACCTATCCGGAAATCCTCGCCGACGACCCCGAGTGGGCGGAGAGGGCCAAGGCGTTCGCCGCCAAGGTCAGGGAGTTCTCGCAGTTCGTGTGCGGCGAGTACGAGCAGGCCGGCCGCCTGACGAAAAAGCCGGGGGCCACGAAGGTTACCTTTCACGATTCCTGCCACATGAAACGGGTGCTGAACATCCACGAGGAGCCGCGCAAGCTGCTGGCAAGCACCGGGGCGTGCGAGGTCGTGGAGATGAAGGACTGCGATAAGTGCTGCGGCATGGCGGGCGCGTTCGGTATCAAGTATTCGGAACTGTCGGCCCCCATCCTCAAGCAGAAGATCGAGAACATCAAGGACAGCGGCGCCCAGGTGGTGGCTGTCGGCTGCCCGGCCTGCATGATGCAGATCGGCGGCGGCCTCGACAAGCAGGCGCCTGATATCAAGGTGAGGCATGTGGCCGATATTCTGGCCGACCAGATCAAGGATTAA
- a CDS encoding 2-oxoacid:acceptor oxidoreductase family protein, protein MTSISLTGTGGQGIILAGIILAEAAIIEGKQAIQTQSYGPEARGGASKAEVIISDEHIDYPKIVAADILLAMSQEACAKYAGILKKGGKLVVDATNVDTIPQIDADVVSVGITKAARDNLKKDMFANIVALGVLVGSTGIVGRQALVEAVLARVPKGTEEVNTKALEIGFTLGEKK, encoded by the coding sequence ATAACCAGCATCAGCCTCACCGGAACAGGCGGGCAAGGCATCATCCTCGCCGGCATCATCCTCGCCGAAGCGGCCATCATCGAAGGCAAGCAGGCCATCCAGACCCAGTCCTACGGGCCGGAAGCCCGCGGCGGAGCCAGCAAGGCCGAAGTGATAATCTCCGACGAACACATCGACTACCCCAAAATCGTCGCCGCCGACATCCTTCTCGCCATGAGCCAGGAAGCCTGCGCCAAATACGCCGGCATCCTCAAAAAAGGCGGCAAGCTGGTCGTCGACGCCACCAACGTCGACACCATCCCCCAAATCGACGCCGACGTCGTATCGGTAGGCATCACCAAAGCCGCCCGCGACAACCTGAAAAAGGACATGTTCGCCAACATCGTCGCCCTCGGCGTCCTGGTCGGCTCCACCGGCATCGTCGGCCGCCAGGCCCTCGTTGAAGCCGTCCTCGCCCGCGTGCCCAAAGGCACCGAAGAGGTCAACACCAAGGCCCTCGAAATCGGCTTCACCCTCGGCGAAAAGAAATAA